In Flavobacterium sp. N1736, the following are encoded in one genomic region:
- a CDS encoding CDP-glycerol glycerophosphotransferase family protein, whose product MKKLGIVITDGVGYRNFVMSDFITEAVKEFDKIIIYSGLPESCYQNFNNSKLEIKELAVFKEGKATWAFRKWKEIAHLQKNKSFYGMNDNLVSGYPKNNSVRSLFVKSIYTFTNFINSNSSILLAEKFQFLSFSKNKITKEYIAILKKDKPSHLFFTHQRPPYLAPFLYAAIQTKIPTSTFIFSWDNLASKGRMLGTFDKFLVWSQLMKDELLYFYPNVKNDDVQVVGTPQFEPYVLDKYKSSKENFLAKFSLDSTKKIICYSCADVSIGPNDPIVIKTIAEAIRSKQIEAQVQLLVRTSPAEDDSRFKSIRDEFPEIIWNVPKWILTRENHQESWSQRIPSDEDITDLRSLLENADLSINMCSTMSLDFMLFDKPVINTVFGNKENGLYNDQRFLNYNHYKKVIDGNAVTIAKDKQELIDQINQTFNNPDERKADRKAMIDLQIGQDLTGTSKRIATILSNYE is encoded by the coding sequence ATGAAAAAATTAGGAATAGTAATAACTGACGGAGTAGGATACAGAAATTTTGTCATGAGTGATTTCATTACCGAGGCGGTGAAAGAATTTGACAAAATTATTATCTATTCCGGTTTGCCTGAAAGTTGTTATCAGAATTTTAATAATTCAAAACTTGAGATAAAAGAACTTGCCGTTTTTAAAGAAGGAAAAGCAACCTGGGCTTTTAGAAAATGGAAAGAAATTGCCCATTTACAAAAAAATAAATCCTTTTACGGCATGAATGATAATCTGGTTTCAGGTTATCCTAAAAATAATTCTGTTCGTTCATTATTTGTAAAAAGCATCTATACTTTTACGAATTTTATAAATTCAAATTCCAGTATTTTATTAGCCGAAAAATTCCAGTTTTTATCTTTTTCAAAAAATAAAATAACAAAAGAATATATAGCAATACTTAAAAAAGATAAACCGTCACATTTATTTTTTACACATCAGCGTCCGCCTTATTTAGCGCCATTTTTGTATGCGGCGATTCAAACAAAAATTCCAACAAGTACCTTTATTTTTAGCTGGGACAATTTAGCTTCAAAAGGAAGAATGCTTGGAACGTTTGATAAGTTTTTGGTCTGGAGCCAATTAATGAAAGATGAGTTACTTTATTTTTATCCAAACGTAAAAAATGATGATGTTCAGGTTGTTGGAACACCTCAATTTGAACCTTACGTTTTGGATAAATACAAATCTTCAAAAGAAAATTTTCTTGCTAAATTTTCATTAGACAGCACTAAAAAAATAATCTGTTATAGCTGTGCCGATGTTTCGATTGGTCCAAATGATCCAATTGTAATTAAAACCATTGCCGAAGCTATTCGAAGTAAACAAATTGAGGCACAAGTACAGCTTTTAGTACGAACTTCTCCCGCCGAAGATGACAGCAGATTCAAATCGATTCGTGATGAATTTCCGGAAATTATCTGGAATGTGCCAAAATGGATTTTGACCAGAGAAAATCATCAGGAAAGCTGGTCGCAGCGAATTCCAAGTGATGAAGATATTACAGATTTAAGATCATTATTAGAAAATGCCGATTTAAGCATAAACATGTGCTCTACAATGAGTTTAGATTTTATGCTGTTTGATAAACCCGTCATTAATACCGTTTTTGGAAATAAGGAAAATGGACTTTACAATGATCAGCGATTTTTAAATTATAACCATTACAAAAAAGTTATAGATGGCAACGCTGTAACTATTGCTAAAGACAAACAGGAATTAATCGATCAGATTAATCAGACCTTTAATAATCCGGACGAAAGAAAAGCAGATCGAAAAGCAATGATTGATTTGCAGATAGGTCAGGATTTAACAGGAACAAGCAAAAGAATAGCCACAATTTTATCAAATTATGAATAA
- the neuC gene encoding UDP-N-acetylglucosamine 2-epimerase, which translates to MKKILFLTGTRADFGKIKSLISILEKQPEFEVFVFVTGMHLQEVYGYTLIEIDRCNFKNVFTFENHTHETTMDLTLAKTIEGLSNYCKKINPDMIVVHGDRVETLAGAIVGSLNNILVSHIEGGEVSGTVDELIRHSVSKLSHIHFVSNKQAAKRLEQMGEIKESIFTIGSPDIDIMFSDQLPDLTIAKAYYKIDFEKYAIVMFHPVTTEIKEMQKYAETFVASLLQDNHNYVVIFPNNDLGSQFIIDAYEKLKENPRFRIFPSLRFEYFLTLLKNSQFIIGNSSAGIREAPYYGIPIINIGTRQQNRAVHADIINTDYSENGIKEALSIIDSHKVQIVEDDFGKGNSNELFLQSIQKATIWELNHQKQFRDFK; encoded by the coding sequence ATGAAAAAAATCCTTTTCCTAACAGGAACACGTGCCGATTTTGGCAAAATAAAATCACTTATTTCGATTCTGGAAAAACAACCGGAATTTGAAGTTTTTGTATTTGTAACCGGAATGCATTTGCAGGAAGTATATGGGTATACTTTGATTGAGATCGACCGTTGTAATTTTAAAAATGTTTTTACATTCGAAAATCATACGCACGAAACCACAATGGATTTAACATTGGCAAAAACCATTGAAGGATTATCAAATTATTGCAAAAAGATAAATCCTGATATGATTGTTGTACACGGCGATCGTGTCGAAACACTTGCAGGCGCAATTGTAGGTTCGCTGAATAATATTTTGGTTTCGCATATAGAAGGCGGAGAAGTTTCTGGAACGGTTGATGAATTAATTCGTCACAGCGTTAGTAAATTAAGCCACATTCATTTTGTTTCAAACAAACAAGCCGCAAAAAGACTAGAGCAAATGGGAGAAATTAAAGAATCTATTTTTACAATTGGTTCTCCCGATATTGACATCATGTTTTCAGATCAATTACCTGATTTAACAATCGCAAAAGCATATTATAAAATAGATTTTGAAAAATATGCCATTGTAATGTTTCATCCCGTAACGACCGAAATCAAGGAAATGCAAAAATATGCTGAAACTTTTGTTGCCTCATTATTACAGGACAATCATAATTATGTTGTTATTTTTCCAAATAATGATTTAGGAAGCCAGTTTATTATTGATGCTTATGAGAAACTAAAAGAAAACCCAAGATTTAGAATTTTTCCATCATTGCGATTCGAATATTTCCTGACGTTATTAAAAAACAGTCAGTTTATTATTGGTAACAGCAGCGCAGGAATTCGGGAAGCTCCGTATTATGGAATTCCAATTATTAATATCGGAACCCGCCAGCAAAACAGAGCCGTTCACGCTGATATTATCAATACAGATTATTCTGAAAATGGAATAAAAGAAGCGCTTTCAATTATTGATTCTCACAAAGTACAAATTGTTGAAGATGATTTTGGCAAAGGAAACAGCAACGAATTATTTCTTCAAAGCATTCAAAAAGCCACAATTTGGGAACTCAATCATCAAAAACAATTTAGAGATTTTAAGTAA
- the neuB gene encoding N-acetylneuraminate synthase yields MNPFIEIAGRKIGPDFPPLVIAEIGINHEGSLQVAKEMVDAAKRAGVEVVKHQTHIVEDEMSGAAKKVIPGNADVSIYEIMERCSLNEADELELKNYVESKGMIFISTPFSRAAAERLKKFDIPAYKIGSGECNNYPLLEHIASFGKPVILSTGMNTIESISKAVAIFDKHNIPVALLHTTNLYPTPIHLVRFGAMTELHNAFPDKVFGLSDHTLNNNACLGAVALGASILERHFTDHMQRTGPDIVCSMDEKACAELIVSSAEIALMRGGTKKPALEEQVTIDFAFATVCAIASIKKGEKLSKQNIWVKRPGTGKILAEHFNDLIGKTALRDIENDEQLDFTDFE; encoded by the coding sequence ATGAACCCATTTATAGAAATTGCAGGACGAAAAATCGGACCGGATTTTCCTCCTTTAGTTATTGCCGAAATCGGAATTAATCACGAAGGCTCATTACAAGTTGCCAAAGAAATGGTTGATGCCGCAAAAAGAGCAGGAGTTGAGGTGGTAAAACATCAAACTCATATTGTTGAAGATGAAATGAGCGGAGCTGCTAAAAAAGTAATTCCCGGAAATGCCGATGTGTCTATTTACGAAATCATGGAACGCTGTTCGCTTAATGAAGCTGACGAGCTTGAACTTAAAAATTATGTAGAAAGTAAAGGCATGATTTTTATTTCAACGCCATTTTCCAGAGCTGCTGCCGAAAGACTGAAGAAATTTGATATTCCAGCCTATAAAATTGGTTCAGGAGAATGCAACAATTATCCCTTATTAGAACATATTGCTTCTTTTGGAAAACCTGTCATTTTAAGCACAGGAATGAATACCATAGAAAGTATTAGCAAAGCCGTTGCTATATTCGACAAACATAATATTCCGGTAGCACTTTTGCATACCACAAATTTATATCCAACGCCAATTCATTTAGTTCGTTTTGGTGCAATGACAGAATTACACAACGCTTTTCCGGATAAAGTTTTTGGTTTAAGCGATCATACCTTAAATAATAATGCCTGTTTAGGAGCAGTTGCCCTTGGTGCAAGTATTCTTGAAAGACATTTTACAGATCATATGCAGCGAACAGGTCCGGATATTGTTTGCAGTATGGATGAAAAAGCCTGCGCAGAATTAATTGTTTCGAGTGCAGAAATAGCCTTAATGCGCGGTGGGACAAAAAAACCGGCATTAGAAGAACAAGTTACAATAGATTTTGCATTTGCTACCGTTTGTGCCATAGCTTCAATTAAAAAAGGCGAAAAATTATCTAAACAAAATATTTGGGTAAAACGTCCCGGAACCGGAAAAATTCTGGCAGAACATTTTAATGATTTAATTGGAAAAACTGCTTTAAGAGATATTGAAAACGACGAACAATTGGATTTTACTGATTTTGAGTAA